A genomic region of Azoarcus sp. KH32C contains the following coding sequences:
- a CDS encoding carboxymuconolactone decarboxylase family protein: MEPRLDFYKASPNAIKGMLTLEETVKRSGLEHSLVELVKLRASQINGCAFCVDMHTTDARKGGEGERRLATVSVWRETPFFTDRERAALEWTESLTLISENHVPDETWARVRPHFSDAELADLTLLIVAINGWNRFAVAFRKMPA, from the coding sequence ATGGAACCCCGTCTCGACTTCTACAAAGCCAGCCCGAACGCCATCAAGGGAATGCTCACACTGGAGGAAACGGTCAAACGCAGCGGACTCGAGCACTCGCTCGTCGAACTGGTCAAGCTGCGCGCCTCTCAGATCAACGGCTGCGCCTTCTGCGTCGACATGCATACGACCGACGCACGCAAGGGCGGGGAAGGCGAGCGGCGCCTTGCGACCGTGTCGGTGTGGCGCGAGACGCCGTTCTTCACCGACCGCGAACGTGCCGCGCTGGAGTGGACCGAGTCGCTGACGCTCATCTCCGAAAACCACGTGCCGGACGAGACCTGGGCGCGCGTGCGGCCGCATTTCAGCGATGCGGAGCTCGCCGACCTGACGCTGCTGATCGTCGCGATCAACGGCTGGAACCGCTTCGCGGTCGCCTTCCGCAAGATGCCTGCGTAA
- a CDS encoding VOC family protein, with the protein MVSKNTICLWYDGTALDAATFYAETFPDSAVGAVHRAPGDYPSGKQGDVLMVEFTVMGIPCVGLNGGPEFKHSEAFSFQVATDDQAETDRLWNAIVGNGGQESECGWCKDKWGLSWQITPRALMAAVTDPDRAAAKRPFEAMMGMGKIDIAAIEAARRG; encoded by the coding sequence ATGGTCAGCAAGAACACGATTTGTCTCTGGTATGACGGCACCGCGTTGGACGCTGCGACGTTCTACGCCGAGACCTTCCCGGACAGCGCGGTGGGCGCCGTCCATCGCGCGCCCGGCGACTATCCCTCGGGCAAGCAGGGCGATGTCCTGATGGTCGAGTTCACGGTGATGGGCATCCCTTGTGTCGGCCTCAACGGGGGCCCGGAGTTCAAACACAGCGAGGCGTTCTCGTTCCAGGTGGCGACCGACGATCAGGCCGAAACGGACCGCTTGTGGAACGCAATCGTCGGAAACGGCGGTCAGGAAAGCGAGTGCGGCTGGTGCAAGGACAAGTGGGGACTGTCGTGGCAGATCACCCCCCGCGCCCTGATGGCCGCGGTCACCGATCCTGATCGGGCGGCGGCCAAGCGCCCGTTCGAAGCGATGATGGGGATGGGCAAGATCGACATTGCTGCGATCGAAGCGGCGCGGCGCGGCTGA
- a CDS encoding response regulator transcription factor: MASSVLIVEDDQDLARNLADFLELKGYITDHAADGLTAMHLLAANTYDLVVIDLMLPGLDGLTLCRRIREKLRSRLPVVVLTAKDELDTKVSAFDIGADDYVVKPAALREIEARIRALIRRAGREVDNEVLEVGDLRLHTGTMKVERAGRAITLPPVPLKILALLMRRSPNVVHRSVIQREIWGDQPADNHALIVHMHTLRSTVDKPFDRQLVHTVRGFGYRIAHEQPPL, from the coding sequence ATGGCCAGTTCCGTACTCATTGTCGAAGATGATCAGGATCTCGCGCGAAATCTCGCCGATTTTCTCGAACTCAAGGGTTACATCACAGACCATGCGGCTGACGGCTTGACTGCGATGCACCTGCTCGCGGCAAACACCTACGATCTTGTGGTCATCGATTTGATGCTGCCGGGCTTGGACGGTCTGACCCTCTGTCGCCGCATTCGCGAGAAGCTTCGCAGCCGCCTGCCGGTCGTCGTGCTGACGGCCAAGGACGAATTGGACACGAAGGTCTCGGCCTTCGATATCGGCGCGGACGACTATGTCGTCAAGCCGGCGGCGCTGCGCGAAATCGAGGCGCGGATCCGCGCCCTGATCCGCCGCGCCGGGCGCGAGGTCGACAACGAAGTGCTTGAGGTCGGCGATCTGCGCCTGCATACCGGAACGATGAAGGTCGAACGTGCCGGGCGAGCCATTACGCTGCCTCCGGTTCCGCTCAAGATCCTTGCGCTGCTGATGCGCCGTTCGCCGAACGTGGTGCATCGGTCGGTGATTCAGCGCGAGATATGGGGCGACCAACCGGCCGATAACCACGCACTGATCGTGCACATGCACACCTTGCGCAGCACCGTCGACAAACCGTTCGATCGACAGCTGGTGCACACCGTTCGCGGGTTCGGCTATCGGATTGCGCATGAACAACCGCCGCTATGA
- the pal gene encoding peptidoglycan-associated lipoprotein Pal, which yields MRRIVAVVAVSALLAACSSNPVKTEAEAPASTAKSMPAAAQPTANTETDAQRMARIIKTLAANSVYFDYDDYSVKAQYHDILKQDYDFLKSSPQVRVTVTGNADERGSTEYNLALGQKRAEAVARALRTLGVPDAQLEAVSYGEEKPRAACHEEKCWTENRRADFSFK from the coding sequence ATGCGCCGTATCGTTGCTGTCGTTGCCGTAAGTGCTCTGCTTGCCGCCTGTTCTTCAAATCCCGTAAAAACCGAGGCGGAGGCCCCGGCATCGACGGCCAAGTCCATGCCGGCCGCAGCCCAGCCGACCGCGAACACTGAAACCGACGCGCAGCGGATGGCACGCATCATCAAGACTTTGGCCGCCAATAGCGTTTATTTCGACTATGACGACTACAGCGTCAAAGCCCAATACCACGACATCCTGAAGCAGGACTACGATTTCCTGAAATCGTCGCCGCAGGTCAGGGTCACCGTGACGGGTAACGCCGACGAGCGCGGCAGCACCGAATACAACCTCGCGCTCGGCCAGAAGCGCGCTGAGGCGGTGGCACGGGCGCTCAGGACGCTGGGCGTGCCCGACGCGCAGCTGGAAGCCGTCAGCTACGGCGAGGAAAAGCCGCGCGCGGCGTGCCACGAAGAAAAGTGCTGGACCGAGAATCGCAGGGCGGATTTCAGCTTCAAGTAA
- the pip gene encoding prolyl aminopeptidase, with the protein MSSPGSPNLIFPAVDSLQSGALDVGDGHTIQYEQCGNPAGLPVVVLHGGPASGCSPRMRQLFDPTLFRVVLFDQRGCGRSTPRGECAHNTTLELVADIERLRAHLGIGRWLVAGGSWGAALGVAYCAAHREACLGAVLRGIFLTGRDDLDWFFHAAPLAPEAWSRLTSFVPEAAHGRVGEWLFDAASGPDEALAVEAVRHWIAWEQALDSGQPQALPQLDDAATQAALDKYRVQAHYLRRECFLGEDELLRRAVGLFDLPVAIVHGRQDRVCRPSNALRLHEAIGGSRLKLVAGAGHNPFDAPMLAAFAGALAHFAAQGDFSGWADGDPA; encoded by the coding sequence ATGTCATCCCCCGGGAGTCCGAACCTGATCTTTCCAGCCGTCGATTCTCTGCAATCAGGCGCACTCGACGTCGGCGACGGCCACACGATCCAATACGAGCAGTGCGGCAACCCGGCTGGGCTGCCGGTCGTGGTCCTGCATGGCGGACCGGCGAGCGGATGTTCGCCGCGCATGCGCCAGTTGTTCGATCCGACGCTGTTCCGCGTGGTGCTGTTCGACCAGCGCGGTTGCGGACGCAGCACGCCGCGGGGGGAGTGCGCGCACAACACGACGCTCGAGCTCGTCGCCGACATCGAACGGCTGCGGGCGCACCTGGGCATCGGGCGCTGGCTGGTGGCGGGCGGCTCGTGGGGCGCGGCGCTCGGCGTCGCGTATTGCGCCGCTCACCGCGAGGCCTGTCTCGGCGCCGTGCTGCGCGGGATCTTCCTGACCGGCCGCGACGATCTGGACTGGTTTTTCCACGCGGCCCCGCTGGCGCCCGAGGCCTGGTCACGACTGACGTCCTTCGTGCCTGAGGCGGCGCACGGCCGGGTCGGCGAATGGCTGTTCGACGCCGCGAGCGGCCCCGACGAAGCCCTCGCCGTCGAAGCCGTACGCCACTGGATCGCGTGGGAGCAGGCACTCGATTCGGGCCAGCCGCAGGCTTTGCCGCAACTCGACGACGCGGCGACGCAGGCGGCGCTCGACAAATACCGCGTGCAGGCGCATTACCTGCGCCGCGAATGCTTTCTAGGGGAAGACGAGCTGCTGCGCAGGGCCGTCGGCCTTTTCGACCTGCCGGTCGCGATCGTCCATGGACGGCAAGACCGGGTGTGCCGCCCGTCCAATGCATTGCGACTGCATGAGGCGATCGGCGGCAGCCGGCTCAAGCTCGTCGCGGGCGCCGGTCACAATCCCTTCGACGCACCGATGCTCGCCGCATTTGCCGGAGCCTTGGCGCACTTCGCCGCGCAGGGTGATTTTTCCGGCTGGGCGGACGGCGATCCGGCCTGA
- a CDS encoding HAMP domain-containing sensor histidine kinase, whose amino-acid sequence MNNRRYDSLRNKLVLPFALLGFIVSALLSGITYELVADLEGRAIERMLRFEMEGFRYRKARNPLALQPATTLIYGAFLPDPDLPSIVPPAAGVERIEAHRIKERDYTVLVGDIAGAPYVLLYDRTFVDSSLVQLAWLLVGGTLLMTILATLVGYRLARQVVRPIGRLLDEISAKSAAIDPHAPLSFSAADYPGNEIGRLVQALDQFAMRLYGFVQRESYFASDVSHELRTPVAVIRGAAEVLIESPEVSDTVRQRLRSIHRQAVRMGDVLEAMLLLAREEGASGDPACAMAEVVDDAIADCAPSLSGRRVSIVREFEGRPIVSVERSLAYVVISNLLRNACAHTREGSITVRLLDDRVEIIDTGIGIAEDRFPDVFRRYVKGDESPGSGLGLSIVARVTELIRWKTTIDSRAGVGTRVVVSFAASVPGPV is encoded by the coding sequence ATGAACAACCGCCGCTATGACAGTCTGCGCAACAAGCTGGTACTTCCCTTCGCGCTGCTCGGGTTCATCGTCAGCGCGCTGCTCAGCGGGATTACCTACGAACTCGTCGCCGATCTCGAAGGTCGCGCGATCGAGCGCATGCTGCGCTTCGAGATGGAAGGCTTCCGTTACCGAAAAGCGCGCAATCCGCTTGCGCTGCAGCCCGCCACGACGCTGATCTACGGCGCCTTTCTGCCGGATCCCGATTTGCCGTCGATCGTTCCGCCGGCCGCCGGCGTAGAACGTATCGAGGCACACCGCATCAAGGAGCGCGACTACACGGTGCTGGTCGGGGACATCGCCGGTGCCCCTTACGTCCTGTTGTACGACCGGACGTTCGTCGACAGCAGCCTCGTCCAGCTTGCCTGGCTTCTCGTCGGCGGCACGCTGTTGATGACGATACTGGCAACGCTCGTCGGCTACCGTTTGGCACGCCAGGTCGTGCGGCCGATAGGGCGCCTCCTCGACGAAATTTCGGCGAAGTCTGCGGCGATCGATCCGCATGCGCCGCTCAGTTTCTCGGCGGCCGACTATCCAGGCAACGAAATCGGCCGCCTGGTGCAGGCCTTGGACCAGTTCGCGATGCGTCTTTACGGCTTTGTCCAGCGCGAGAGCTATTTTGCTTCCGACGTCAGTCATGAATTGCGCACGCCTGTCGCGGTGATTCGCGGCGCGGCCGAAGTGCTCATCGAGAGCCCCGAAGTCTCTGACACCGTTCGCCAGCGGCTGCGGAGCATCCATCGCCAAGCCGTCCGCATGGGCGATGTGCTCGAGGCGATGCTGCTGTTGGCCCGCGAAGAGGGAGCATCCGGCGATCCGGCGTGTGCGATGGCCGAGGTCGTCGACGACGCGATTGCCGATTGCGCGCCGTCGCTGTCGGGGCGCCGCGTGAGCATCGTCCGCGAGTTCGAGGGACGACCGATCGTTTCCGTCGAACGTTCGCTGGCCTACGTCGTCATCAGCAACCTGTTGCGCAACGCCTGTGCGCATACGCGCGAGGGCAGCATTACCGTTCGGCTGCTTGATGATCGTGTCGAGATCATCGATACCGGTATCGGTATCGCGGAAGATCGGTTTCCCGACGTCTTCAGGCGGTACGTCAAGGGGGACGAGAGTCCGGGCAGCGGGCTCGGGCTATCGATCGTCGCCCGAGTCACCGAACTCATTCGCTGGAAGACGACGATCGACAGCCGCGCCGGCGTCGGCACGCGCGTCGTCGTCAGCTTTGCCGCGTCTGTTCCCGGTCCGGTTTGA
- a CDS encoding PLP-dependent aminotransferase family protein produces the protein MEMHLTVHGRQDLAGQIYRQLRTAILDQRLPEGERLPSTRELAAQLGVSRKTTLDAYERLTAEGFLCSRPGDGTFVAEGLARLRETPTPPAPRAAPRALWDSLPPALAMPGQVTPLPYDFMGGVTDKRLFPFDTWRSCIHHALRIQARGRGTYRDTAGEQELRLAVARYLGFNRALATNWQDVLITQGAQQALDLMARTIVGPGDVVAVEEPGYPPARASFLAQGARVVGVPVDAEGLVVEALPPDARLVYVTPSHQFPLGMPMSLERRIQLLEWAHEHGAVIIEDDYDGEFRFEGRPMEPLKTLDRSGLVAYVGTFSKTIFPELRIGYLVSPASLIDALRKVRQIGDWHSCALTQNALAKFMLDGDFAKHLRRMHKHYAARRQTLLGHLTGALAPWFEPIVPAAGIHLVARFRQPLSEAQLIAAAREAAIGLYGISGFHAQEPRRQGMLFGYGGIDADEIDKALNILAGLLPKISG, from the coding sequence ATGGAAATGCACCTGACCGTTCACGGGCGGCAGGATCTCGCCGGCCAGATCTACCGCCAACTGCGCACCGCGATCCTCGACCAGCGCCTGCCCGAGGGCGAACGCCTGCCGTCCACGCGCGAGCTCGCGGCCCAGCTCGGCGTCTCCCGCAAGACCACGCTCGACGCCTACGAGCGCCTGACCGCGGAAGGCTTCCTGTGCTCGCGCCCGGGCGACGGGACTTTCGTCGCCGAAGGCCTTGCGCGCCTGCGTGAGACACCGACGCCGCCGGCACCGCGTGCAGCGCCTCGCGCGCTGTGGGACAGCCTGCCGCCGGCACTGGCGATGCCGGGCCAAGTCACGCCCCTCCCCTACGACTTCATGGGGGGCGTGACCGACAAGCGGCTTTTCCCCTTCGACACCTGGCGCAGCTGCATCCATCACGCCCTCCGCATCCAGGCGCGCGGCCGCGGCACCTATCGCGATACGGCCGGCGAACAGGAGCTGCGGCTCGCGGTGGCGCGCTACCTGGGCTTCAACCGGGCGCTCGCGACCAACTGGCAGGACGTGCTCATCACGCAGGGCGCGCAGCAGGCGCTGGACCTGATGGCGCGCACCATCGTCGGGCCCGGCGATGTCGTCGCGGTCGAGGAGCCGGGCTATCCGCCGGCGCGTGCCTCCTTCCTGGCGCAGGGCGCGCGGGTCGTCGGCGTGCCGGTCGATGCCGAGGGGCTCGTCGTCGAAGCCTTGCCGCCGGACGCGCGCCTCGTGTACGTGACGCCATCCCACCAGTTTCCGCTGGGCATGCCGATGAGCCTCGAACGCCGCATCCAACTCCTGGAATGGGCGCACGAGCACGGCGCGGTGATCATCGAGGACGACTACGACGGCGAGTTTCGCTTCGAAGGCCGTCCGATGGAGCCACTTAAGACGCTCGACCGCAGCGGCCTCGTCGCCTACGTCGGGACCTTCTCCAAGACGATCTTCCCCGAGCTGCGCATCGGCTACCTCGTGTCGCCCGCCTCGCTGATCGACGCACTGCGCAAAGTACGGCAGATCGGCGACTGGCACAGTTGCGCGCTGACGCAGAACGCGCTCGCGAAATTCATGCTCGACGGCGACTTCGCGAAGCACCTGCGGCGCATGCACAAGCACTACGCCGCACGGCGGCAGACGCTGCTCGGCCACCTCACCGGCGCGCTCGCGCCCTGGTTCGAACCGATCGTCCCCGCGGCCGGCATCCACCTCGTCGCCCGATTCCGGCAGCCGCTGTCCGAGGCGCAGCTCATCGCCGCAGCACGGGAAGCCGCGATAGGGCTCTACGGCATCTCCGGTTTCCACGCGCAAGAGCCCAGGCGGCAAGGGATGCTGTTTGGCTACGGAGGGATCGACGCGGACGAGATCGACAAGGCGCTGAACATCCTCGCCGGACTGCTGCCGAAAATTTCCGGTTGA
- a CDS encoding MarR family winged helix-turn-helix transcriptional regulator, whose amino-acid sequence MTTQDTPNTDDTPLYTPENWTMDESVGYLLTQVRGRMVAAIDAELAPLDITWAQWGILLQLANGKAETAAELCRNSGCDTGSMTRMLDRLEQKGLMRRERSAEDRRVVHLRMTEAGKELYPQLPEIALKVLNRHLRGFTRSELELFKGFLRRMIANADSA is encoded by the coding sequence ATGACCACGCAAGACACCCCGAACACCGACGACACCCCGCTCTACACGCCTGAGAACTGGACGATGGACGAAAGTGTCGGCTACCTGCTCACCCAGGTGCGCGGCCGCATGGTCGCGGCGATCGACGCCGAACTCGCGCCGCTCGACATCACGTGGGCGCAGTGGGGCATCCTGCTGCAGCTTGCCAACGGCAAGGCTGAGACGGCGGCCGAACTTTGCCGCAACAGCGGCTGCGACACCGGCTCGATGACCCGGATGCTCGACCGGCTGGAGCAGAAGGGCCTGATGCGCCGCGAGCGCAGCGCCGAGGACCGCCGCGTCGTTCATCTGCGCATGACCGAAGCGGGCAAGGAACTCTACCCGCAGCTGCCTGAGATCGCGTTGAAGGTCCTGAATCGCCACCTGCGCGGCTTCACCCGCAGCGAACTCGAGCTGTTCAAGGGCTTTCTGCGCCGCATGATCGCGAACGCCGATTCGGCCTGA
- a CDS encoding OmpA family protein: MRRRFFGEFVSRKALRSAIRQRRVARIRCFVWGALLAASANQALEVQAASSLEPPMAPAIATATQGSIEERSAPGTPVANVAPTLAIAVEKPDPSRNIFFPAGETTIPSVGSDTLADIAQELQADRRLTVLLVGHASRTGSKEYCVAVAAKRTSAVTAALLELGVPARQIRRRSLGCEPPSRGDCDSDECRSAESRVELQFVGAEK; this comes from the coding sequence ATGCGCCGGCGTTTTTTTGGTGAATTCGTGAGCCGCAAGGCACTTCGTTCTGCAATCCGGCAGCGGCGCGTAGCGCGCATTCGGTGCTTTGTTTGGGGCGCGTTGCTCGCCGCCAGCGCGAACCAAGCACTCGAAGTGCAGGCAGCGTCCTCGCTCGAGCCTCCAATGGCTCCTGCCATAGCGACTGCGACGCAAGGCAGCATCGAAGAACGCAGCGCGCCGGGCACTCCTGTGGCGAACGTGGCGCCCACCTTGGCTATCGCCGTCGAGAAGCCGGATCCGTCGAGGAACATCTTCTTCCCCGCCGGAGAGACAACGATCCCTTCTGTCGGCAGTGACACGCTCGCCGATATAGCGCAAGAGTTGCAGGCCGACCGGCGACTCACGGTGCTGCTGGTCGGGCACGCGAGCAGAACGGGAAGCAAGGAATACTGCGTCGCCGTCGCAGCCAAGCGCACGAGCGCGGTCACGGCGGCCTTGTTGGAACTGGGCGTACCTGCCCGTCAGATTCGCCGGCGTTCGCTGGGCTGCGAGCCGCCTTCACGCGGCGACTGCGATTCGGATGAATGTCGCTCGGCGGAAAGCCGGGTTGAACTTCAGTTCGTCGGGGCGGAGAAATGA
- a CDS encoding DMT family transporter yields the protein MDNRKSLDGQATSLMVVLCLIWGMQQVALKAVAGDIAPMLQISLRSGIAALLVGALMLWRGEGMSLKAWRPGVVVGLLFAAEYLMVGEALRHTSASRTVVFLYTAPIFAALGLHWKLPAERLGWIQWAGIALAFAGVATAFLGRDAQVPSASAANMLWGDFLALLGGVSWGATTVVIRTSSLSQTPPAQTLLYQLVGAFVLLLAAAIALGQSGFNPTPRAWTGLLFQTLIVSFASFLAWFWLLRNYLASRLGVFSFLTPVFGIVLGALVLDEPLEARFVAGSLLVLGGILVVSGHGWLRTTAAGILGARSARQ from the coding sequence ATGGACAACCGCAAATCGCTGGACGGCCAGGCCACCAGCCTGATGGTCGTGCTCTGCCTGATCTGGGGTATGCAGCAGGTCGCGCTCAAGGCGGTCGCCGGCGACATCGCGCCGATGCTGCAGATCTCGCTGCGCTCCGGCATCGCCGCACTGCTGGTCGGCGCGCTGATGCTCTGGCGCGGGGAGGGGATGTCGCTGAAGGCGTGGCGGCCGGGTGTCGTCGTCGGCCTGCTCTTCGCCGCCGAGTACCTGATGGTCGGCGAGGCGCTCAGGCATACGAGCGCATCGCGCACCGTCGTCTTTCTCTACACGGCGCCGATCTTCGCCGCCCTCGGCCTGCACTGGAAACTGCCCGCCGAACGCCTGGGATGGATCCAGTGGGCGGGCATCGCGTTGGCCTTCGCCGGGGTCGCGACAGCCTTCCTCGGACGCGACGCGCAAGTGCCGTCCGCATCGGCTGCGAACATGCTGTGGGGCGACTTCCTCGCCTTGCTCGGCGGCGTCTCGTGGGGCGCGACCACCGTCGTGATCCGGACCTCGAGCCTCTCGCAGACGCCCCCGGCCCAGACGCTGCTGTACCAGCTCGTCGGCGCCTTCGTCCTGCTGCTCGCGGCGGCCATCGCCCTCGGCCAGAGCGGCTTCAATCCCACGCCGAGGGCCTGGACAGGGCTGCTGTTCCAGACGCTGATCGTCTCGTTCGCGAGCTTTCTCGCGTGGTTCTGGCTGCTGCGGAACTACCTCGCGTCCCGCCTCGGCGTCTTCTCCTTCCTAACGCCGGTCTTCGGGATCGTCCTCGGCGCCCTGGTGCTCGACGAGCCGCTGGAAGCGCGCTTCGTGGCGGGGTCGCTGCTGGTGTTGGGCGGCATCCTGGTCGTCAGCGGACATGGGTGGCTGAGGACGACGGCCGCGGGAATACTGGGCGCCCGTTCGGCCAGGCAGTGA
- a CDS encoding helix-turn-helix domain-containing protein, protein MKTALTRLAPQGEQLPSPIHFRVAESPANAIYPTHKHAGGEFVYAFRGVMEVKVLGQHLLAPPQYGIWLPPEIEHIGLNRKEVGHCSVYVAKALCGSLPRVPCALLVDPLIVAMLDRLRARPPQSPATPEDERFLQVLVDQLATASCAGSYLPSSADLALAPVLQALEAHPEDNRPLAELARLANTTERTLIRRCQRDLGMSLSEWRQRLRILRAMPLLESGRSVESVALELGYSSSSAFIAMFRKLMHVTPAEFAKSKK, encoded by the coding sequence ATGAAAACAGCGCTGACGCGACTCGCGCCGCAGGGCGAGCAACTGCCCTCGCCCATCCATTTCCGCGTCGCCGAATCCCCGGCCAATGCGATCTATCCGACGCACAAACATGCCGGCGGGGAGTTCGTGTACGCCTTCCGCGGCGTGATGGAAGTGAAGGTGCTCGGGCAACACCTGCTGGCGCCGCCCCAATACGGGATCTGGCTGCCGCCCGAGATCGAGCACATCGGCCTGAACCGCAAGGAGGTCGGCCACTGTTCCGTGTATGTCGCAAAGGCGCTTTGCGGAAGCCTGCCGCGGGTGCCCTGTGCGCTCCTCGTCGATCCGCTGATCGTCGCGATGCTCGACCGGCTCCGCGCACGGCCGCCGCAATCGCCGGCGACGCCCGAGGACGAGCGCTTCCTGCAAGTCCTCGTCGACCAGTTGGCCACGGCGTCCTGCGCCGGCAGTTACCTCCCCTCATCGGCCGATCTGGCGCTGGCGCCCGTCCTCCAGGCGCTGGAAGCGCATCCGGAGGACAACCGCCCGCTCGCCGAACTCGCCCGGCTCGCGAACACGACCGAACGCACGCTGATCCGGCGCTGCCAGCGCGATCTCGGCATGTCGCTGTCGGAGTGGCGCCAGCGGCTGCGCATCCTGCGTGCCATGCCGCTGCTCGAATCCGGCCGCAGCGTGGAATCGGTCGCGCTCGAGCTCGGCTATTCGAGCTCGTCGGCGTTCATCGCGATGTTCCGCAAGCTGATGCACGTGACGCCCGCGGAGTTCGCGAAGTCGAAGAAGTGA